The following is a genomic window from Armatimonadota bacterium.
ATCGAGGCGAACGCAGTAGCGGTAGATCTCCGACTCCAGCGAGTATCCCGCTTCTGCGAACACAGGCCGCGGCCCGAAATCGTCGAACACGGGCTGTCCCTTGACGCCGCCGGGCTGAGGTATCCCGGCGAGAGCGAGGAGCGTTGGCATCAGGTCGAGGTTGCTGACCGGCGTGTCGGTGACGCGCTGCGTCTCTCTGGGGGCGCGGATGATGAACGGGACGTGGAGCAGTTCGCGGTACAGGGTGAGTTTGTGACGCAGGCCCCCGTGGTCAAGGAATTCTTCGCCGTGGTCCGATAGAAGCGCGACAACTGTTCGCGGCGCCGCGCCGATCGCCTCCAGCACGCGGCCCACACGCTGGTCTGCCTGGCGCACTGCCCCGTCGTACAACTCGTGAAGGACTTCCACCTCCAACGGCGAGCACTCCGCGTCATTCGACGGGTTCGGGGTGAGCTTGGGGCGTCTGATATCGGGCGCGAGCGGGGGCCATCCCTTGGCCACGCTGGCGCGCACTTTGGCACACTTGGCCTGCAGCTCGGGGCTGAGATCCTTCGCGCGATAGGGCAGATGCGGGTCCCACAGGTACAGCAGCACGAAGTACCTGTCATCGCGGTGTCGCGCGAGCCAACGGCGGCAACGCTCGACCATGGCATCGTCCTGCCGATCCTGCTGCAGCAGCCACTTGAATCCCTGGTTGAAGTTGCACTGCCGACTGATGATGAAATGAGACGAGAAGGCGGCCGTCTCATACCCCTGGGCGGCGAAACACTCGGCAAGCGTCACGGCCTCGTTGGCCAGTCGCATGCCGCGCAGGGCTCTCACCTCGTGTGGGTACCGCCCGGTGAAGAGCCCCGAATTGGAACCGAAGGTATGCGGAGCGACCGAGAACGCGTCTGCAAAACGCACTCCTCCTGCGGCGAAGGCGTCGATGTTCGGAGTCAGATCCTTGCTCGACCCGTAGCATCCGACGTGATCCGCGCGGAGCGAGTCAATCACGATGAGGATGAATCGCTCAGGGGCGTTGCCGAACCGGTCGCGCCGCACGCGGCCGCCAAGTATGAGCAGCGCCGCTGCCACGAGCGCCACAACCCCGATCGGTATCACCCATTTCCTCATGCTGCATCTTTCCTGGTAGCCATAATGGCCGTCTCGCGACGGGTGACCAGCGACCGAGCCGCACGCGGGCTCGAGTGGAGCTTTCCCTGCGGAGTAGGAGATGATCTGGCGCGAACACAGCGCTCAGGAAGTACCGGCTTATGTGTGCGAAGCACCGAGCTAGACCTGCCAATCTGTGTACCGAGCCGGCGGCAGGAGTAGAGTTCCGGATGACGATTGAGCTGCTGTACCGTCGGGCTGCGTCGGCTGCGCAAGGACTGTAAGGACTATAACATCGCCGCCACGACCCGGTCAAGACAAGCCGCGAGGCGGCCCCGCCGATTCGCCGCAAGAAGGTAGGTGTCGCTTCCATGCCGTATCATATCGGGTGGCAATGGCCCCGGAATCGCGTCAGCCGACGCGCGCCCGAATTGTGTCGATGAGATGGTCTCGCGGGAGATATCGTTAATGCGCGCCCTGCAGCAGACGCGCAGCGGCCGGTGGCCGATGGCGGTCCTCGCGTCGACTCGGTGGGACGTCCAGCGCGAGGGGCTACCAGCTGACGACCGCAGGCTAACGAATGGAGTCGAGCCGCGAAAGCGTGCGCGCACGAATGACGCGCGCTGGGCGCGCGACGTCCGCAGCGTTATCGGGAGAAATCACCATCGCGCCGTGACGGCAGTGCGCCCGGGCACGCGTCAGAGCGGGCGCCGCCAGAATTGACCTGATGCTCTTCAACTCCCCAACCTTCCTCTGGTTCTTGGTGATCGTCTACTTCATCTTTCGGCTCCTGCCGCAGGGGCGCCCGCGCACCATCTTCCTCATCCTCGCCAGCTACGTCTTCTACATGTCGTGGAACCCGCCGTTTGTACTGCTTCTCCTTTTTTCTACCGTGCTCGACTACAACGTCGGGCTGGGCATGGCGCGCACGGAGAGTCCTCGGCGGCGTAGAGCGCTGCTCCTGATGAGCGTGGTGGGCAACCTCGGCGTACTTGGCTTCTTCAAGTATGCCAACTTCTTCATGGCCAACTTCCAGGTGCTGGTGCGCGCAGTTGGCGTCGCCTTCCAGCCACAACCGTATAACATCGTATTGCCGCTCGGCATCTCGTTCTACACCTTCCAGACCATGAGCTACAGCCTCGACGTCTACCGCGGGGCGCGCGAGCCGACGCGCGACTGGCTCAACTTCGCCCTCTACGTGACGTTCTTCCCCCAACTTGTCGCCGGGCCGATCGTGCGCTCGGGCCAGTTCCTGCCCCAGGTCGAGCGGCACCAAAGATTCCAGTGGCCCGCGTTCAGCATGGGATGCAATCTCATCCTGATGGGCCTGATTAAGAAGATGCTACTGGCGGACAATCTGGCGGTGTTCATCAACCGGGTATGGGCCGATCCCGCTGGGGCGAGCATGAGCGAGGCGTGGTTTGCGCACTGGGGCTTCATAATGCAGATGTACTTCGATTTCTCCGGCTACACCGACATTGCCCGTGGGCTCGGGTATCTGTTCGGGTACCGCTTGCCGCTCAATTTCACCTTGCCCCTGCTCGCGACAGGAATCCGGGACTTGTGGCAGCGCTGGCACATCACCTTGTCCTCATGGGCGCGCGACTACATCTACCTTCCCCTGGGCGGCTCCCGTCGGGGAGCAGCCCGGGCCGATCTGAACTTGTTCGTCACGTGGTCTCTCATCGGCCTCTGGCACGGGGCGAGCTGGACCTTCGTGCTGTTCGGGATGATGAACGGCGTCTATCTCGTGTTGGAGCGCAGGATCTTCGGGCGCCGGCGGCTGACGGACCTCACGGGCTGGCGGCGGGTGATCGCGGTGCTTGTCACCTTCGAACTTTTGTCGCTGAGCGGGATTCCGTTCCGAGCGCAAGGCATGGCGGACGTCTTTACTATGCTGAGGCACATGTTCGTGCCAGGCGCGGCGCCCGCCACAGCGGCTCCTTGGGGCGTGCATATGTGGGGGACTTTCCTGGTGGCCGTCATCGGTCACGGCCTCGCCTTCTCGCGCAGATGGGACCCGACGCTACGGGGTTATCCCCCCTGGGTCGTGCCATTACTCTACGGGGCCGCGGCGGCAGGGATCATGCTGTACGGTGCAACTGGGAATGAGTTCGTCTATTTCCAGTTCTAGGTCTGACTTGGGATGAACTCGTATGGTTCGACAACCAGGCGGCGAGTGATCCTGGCTTCGGCGCTGGTGGTTGTGGGCCTGGGCCAGGTCGGGCGCCTGCCCGTGCCGTTGGCGTACTGGCACAGCACGGAGCGGGTGTACCGCACAGCGATCCAGAGAGCGCACGGCGAGGCGCGCCGCGCCGACGTCCTGCTCCTAGGCGACTCCCGCATCCAGTTCGGCCTCAGGGCTGACGAGTTGGCCCGGCATCTGCGCCTTCCCGGGATGGGAGCGCGCTCACCTCACGTCGTCAACCTCGCGGTCTTCGGCGGCATTCCGCCGGGCGCACTGTGGCTTTGGCGGCAGGCGACGCAGTCGCGCCGCGACTCGGGTCCGCAACTCCTTCTGCTCGGCGCGGCCGACATTGATCTGACGGCCAGGAGTCCTGGCCGCGACTATTCTGTGAGGTATCTCTACGACGCTCGCGCCGCGTCATGGCTGGCCTGGTCGGGGCAATACGACGACGCTGCCACCTTGCTGACGTTTCGCGCGTTTCCGTTCTATGCCAGGCGCCGGACGATCGGAAATCTCCTTATGAGACGCGAGCAGACGCTTCTCGTGATCCGCCGTGAGGAACGAGGCGGCCGGTGGTTGCCCATGTACTGGGACTGGTACCGGGACTATCGCATTGACTCCTTCCAAACCCGCTGCCTCGAGCAACTGATCCGCGAGGCCAAAGCCCGCGGCACACGCGTCGTCGTCGTGGCACCGCCGGTGGAACGAGGCTTGCTGAAGCTGGGAGCGGGGGCGCTGCCTCCGCCGGGCATCGAGGCCGGCACCGGGTGGCGCGCGTCCGCGGACCGGTCGAAAGCCCCGCTGGTGCTGTTCCACGCCGCCATGGCGGATATCGTCAGCCGCACCGACGTGCCTTACTTCGACTACTTGACGCCTCAGGACTCGGTGCGGTTCGGGTACGATGCATCCGCACACCTATCCCCGGAGAGCGCCGTGGAGTTCAGCCGCGAGATCGCGGAGCGCATCAACCGCGAACTCGCGTCCGAGACTGGCAGCGAGCGCATCGCTCAGGTCAACGGAGGCCGCGCGCCAGCGGAGGGGTTGCAGGCCGGAGAACCGTAGGCGGATGCAGCATCGAGGCGCGATAGGCAAACCGCGCACATCAGCAATCTATCCGGCGGTATTCCTGACTTCCGCCGGCGTGCTGATGCTTCAGGTCGCGCTGACGCGGCTGTTCTCTTTCACGCTGTGGTACCACTTCGCGTACGTGGTCATCAGCGTGGCGCTGCTGGGATACGGCGCCAGCGGGGCGCTCCTATCGGCGTTCCCCGGCATTCTGCGGGGCAACCTCCCGCGGACGCTTTTTGCCTGCGCGACGGGGTGCGCGGTGGCGATTCCGGCAGGTCTACTGGTGTACGCGCATACGCCGTTCTACCCCCTTCAATTGTTCCGGCAGCCGGCGCAGTGGTGGTACCTCGCGGCGTACTACGCGGCGGCAGGAATACCATTCTTCCTTGCCGGCGTGTGCATCGCCGGAGCGATGGCCGCAGCCTCGGAGCGAGTGACCCGGGTCTACTGTGCCGACCTAATGGGCGCAGGGCTCGGAGCGGCGCTCGTCGTGAGCGCCATCTGGCGGCTTGAGACGCCTGGGGTCGTTATTGCAGCTGCTGGGCTCATGGCGGGAGCTGCGGCATGCTGGGCATGGTGGTGGCGACCGGCACTCGCCGCGGCACCGCTGACGCTGGTCGTTCTCCTGGTTGTCGGCGGCGGACCATTCTGGCGAAGTATTCAATTCCGCCCTAGCGTCGAGAAATGCATGGCCCTACAGCTAGGCTTGGCACACCTTTCGCCTCCCGCCGGCGATCTCAGCGAGGCCGAGCAGACACCCCTCGCTGAGGCGTCAGGCAAATGGCGGATCTTGCCCGATCTGACTCGCTGGGGGGCTGTATTCCGGGTAGATGTGCTCGAACATACCGGTGACTCGGCAGGGGCCGCGCGGGCGCGGCAGGCGGGTTCGAGCGACGATTACGGTGAACCGCCGCTGGCGCACATCAGCATCCCGCATGACGGGGACGCCAATGCCATGATCTACGCGGGGGGTGATCGCGCCTGGCTCAACCGCTTCTTCATGAACCACGCGGTGTCGCTGCCGTACGCGCTGCTTGGACCCCAGCCCGATGTGCTGATTATCGGCGCGGGTGGCGGGCGGGAAGTGCATGCCGCGCTGTGCCACCGCGCGCGCAGTACTACTGCACTGGACCTCGACCCACTCACGGTGCGGTTGGTCACCCATTCCCTTGCCGACTACAGCGGCTACCTTGCTGAACAACCCGGGGTGCGCTTTGTCGTCGGCGAGGGGCGCTCCTTCGTGCGCCAGAGCAAACGCAGGTACGACCTGATCGAGATGAACCAGGTGGACAGCCTCACCGCCGCCAGCATCGGCGCCAGTGTGCTCTTCGAGAACTACCTGTTCACGGTCGAGGCGATCGGGGACTACCTGGCCCATCTACGCGAGGGGGGCGTATACTGCCAACTGCATCTCAACCCGCCGCCGGAGACTGAAGACATCAGGTTCAAGACGAGCATCCTGCGAGCAGGCGCGGCGCTGGAGGCTCTCCGCAGGCGCGGGGTGAAGCGGCCGCAGGATTGCATCGCCGTCATCTACGCTAAAGGCCTGATGACCTACGTCGTGCGCCCGCGCCCGTTTACGCGCGCAGAGACGGCGCTGCTCAGGGACTACTGCAAACGGCAGAGATTCGTGCAGGTTCATCTTCCCTATCATCGCTTGGACAACGAACTTTCGCGGTATCTCCGCACGTCGCCCCGGGCTCGTGCGCAGTCCATGCTCTCGAGCGCGCTTCGGCGGGATCCGCCCACGGATGACCGCCCCTTCGTGTGGCCGTACTTCAAATGGCTGCGCGTGTTCGATCCACTGCACCACTATAGAGCAAGACACGCTGTGGCCAGCGGGCAGCTGGTTATGATTCCGCTACTTGGGGTGGCGCTGGCAGGTGCGCTTGCGTTCATCCTTGGCCCACTGGCGCTGTTCCGCAGGCGCGGGATTCGCTCGCCGGCGGCGGGCGGTCTGACGGTGTACTTCGCCGCCCTCGGCTTCGGTTTCATGTTCATCGAGATCAGCTTCATCCAGAGGTTCGTGCTCTTCCTGGGCTATCCGACCTACTCGCTAACCGTGGTTTTGAGCGCGCTGCTGGTCGCGTCGGGGGTGGGTAGTCTGACCAGCCAGCGGCTGATCACGCGCGCGGAGCAGTCGCTGCTGTGGGCACTGGGCGGGCTGCTCGTCGTGGGCGGATTGTATCTGGCGTTCGGCGGCGCGGTCTTCGGCGCTTTCCTAGGCTATGCGCTATGGCTGCGAATCATGGTGGCGGTGCTGATGATCGCGCCGCTAGGCTTCGTGATGGGGATGTTCTTCCCGACCGGGATTCGAGTGGTGAACGACGTGGCGCCGCAGTTCGTGCCGTGGGCGTGGGGCATCAATGCTTCGACATCGGTGGTGGCGGCCATTCTGGCGGTGATGCTGGCGATGACGGTGGGGTTTCGGATGGTGGGGGTGTACGCGTTGGGGATCTACGTCATCGGCGTCATCGCCCTCTACGTGGCACACCGGCGCGGGCGCGCGGCACATGCTGTGGCGGACACGCAGCAGGCTGCGCTTCGCTCTTCCGTGGCGGAGGGGTGAGTGGCGGCACGCAGACGCGCACATCGTGGGCCGGCGGGCTCGTGGTGAGCGGCGTTCGAGGAGGTTGTCAATGATCCGGCTGAGGAGCGGGTGCATTGCTATGACCAGGTCACGTTCGGCGGCTATTTACCCCGGGGTGTTTCTGACGTCTGCCGCCATCCTGATGCTGCAGATCGCGCTCACGCGTCTGTTCTCCTTCACCCTATGGTATCATTTTGCGTACGTCGTCATCAGCTTGGCGCTTCTGGGATATGGCGCGAGCGGGGCNNNNNNNNNNNNNNNNNNNNNNNNNNNNNNNNNNNNNNNNNNNNNNNNNNNNNNNNNNNNNNNNNNNNNNNNNNNNNNNNNNNNNNNNNNNNNNNNNNNNAAGCGAACGAGCAGCGTTTCGTGATCATCCAGATCGAGGACCCCGAGCCGCTCGATGAACTCGAGGCGATCGCGGAGCTGGAGGGGATTGACGTCATCTTCTTCGGCCCCGGTGATTTCAGCCACAGCATCGGCGCGCCGGGGCAGTGGGATCACCCCAGGATCGCGGAAACCCGCCGACGCATCGCCGAGGCGTGCGCGCGGACCGGCAAGGTTGCCGGGACGGTCGGTGCGCCCGAGAATCTGGCGGAACTGGTCGGCATGGGATATCGTTTCATCAACCTCGGCGCTGACGTAGTCGGTCTCAGCCAGTACTGCAAAGGTCTTGCGGCGGAGTACGAGAAGCTGAAGCGATGAGGCGCGCCCTGCTTGATGTCCCCGACCACCCGGGAAGGCCAGGCAACGGGCGGTCGGCGATCGGGACATGACAGGCGGCGCGAAGGGAACGACACGATGAGCGGTGCTCCGAGCAAACAGGAGCTGTCCACAGCCGAACGGTGGTTCGAGGATTCCTTCCGGTCGCCCGCAGCGGCGGCGAGAGATCACCGGTTCCCGATATCGTTTGACTATGCCGGCGAGCACGCCCTCGCCTTCCTGCTCGGGGCGAAAGTTGAATGGGTCGAGGGCGAATGCGCGGCGTCCGCGACATGCCGGACGCTCATTCTCACCGAGCCCAAGACGCGGTTGGAACTCCGCTGCGAAGTCACGACCTTTGCCGACTTTCCCGCCGTTGAGTGGGTGGCGTACTTCAGGAACGCCGGCGATGGCGCGACGCCGGTCATCTCGGACATCCGGCCTCTCGATGTCGCTTTCGCGGCCGCGCGGGAGACGCCGTGCTGCCTGCATCATGCTCTCGGCAGTCAGTGCGCGCGGGATGACTTCGCGCCGCAGGAGACACCGCTGCCGGCCGAGGCACAGGCGCACCTGGCGGCCTGCGGCGGACGAAGCTCAGACGGCGCGCTGCCATTCTTCAACCTCGAGATGGGCGACCACGGGGTGATAGGCGCCATCGGATGGACCGGTGGCTGGGAGGCCTGGTTCGGGCGCGATGCCGACGGTTCGATCCGCGCCCGCGCCGGGATGCCGCGCACCCGCGTCAAGCTTCTTCCCGGCGAGGAGATACGGACTCCCCGGATCCTGCTTCTGTTCTGGGACGGCGACCGGCTGCACGGCCACAATATGCTGCGGAGGCTCATCCTCGCGCATCACACGCCGCGGCCGGACGGCGGGCAGTTGACCGCGCCGATATCGTTTGCCGTCTGGGGCGAGAACACGGCAGCCCAGCAGATCGCCAAGGCGCGGTGGTTCAAGGACAATCGGATCGAGTTGGACGCGTTCTGGATTGACGCCGGGTGGTACGGCGACGGAGCACTGCAGGGGGACTCGACCGTTTTCAACAGCACCTGGGCGCAGCGCGTGGGCGACTGGTGGCCGAACCCGAACGCGTACCCCGAGGGGCTGGCGCCAATCGGCCGCGCGCTGCGCGAGATGGGATTCGGCTTCGTGCTGTGGGTTGAAGCGGAGCGCGTGTTCAAGGGCACTCGCTTTACCCGCGAGCATCCGGAGTGGCTGCTGGGGCCGATCGGTGACAGCTACCTGTTTGACCTGGGCCTGCCCGATGCGCGCCTGGCGCTGACCGATCTCATTTCCTCGATCATCGAGGAGAGCGGCGTCACGATCTACCGCCAAGATTTCAACATGCAGCCGGCGCCGTACTGGGAGGCGTCGGACACTCCCGACCGCATCGGCATGAGCGAGATGCGCCACATCGCGGGGCTCTACGCGATGTGGGACGATCTGCTGGCGCGCCATCCCGGCCTGATGATTGACAACTGTGCGAGCGGCGGCCGGCGTATGGATCTCGAGACGATCTCGCGCAGCATTCCGCTGTGGCGCAGCGATGTGCAGTGCTGGCAGGGCTTCCCGGCGACGGCGATGCAAGGGCAGACGCACGGGCTTGCGCTGTGGGCGCCGCTGAGCACGGGCTGCTGCGACCGGCCCGATTCATATGCGTTCCGCAGCGCCCTCGGGCCGGGGATGGTGCTGAGTACGAACGCGTTCGAGCGCGACCCGCCCCCGCCGTTTCCGCCGCAATGGCTGCGCGACAGCGTGGCCGAGCAACGCGCAGTGCGGCAGTACTTCTACGGTGATTTCCATCCGCTGCTGTCGTTCACGCTGGCGGATGATGCGTGGGCGGCCTGGCAGTTCGACCGGCCGGACCTCGGTGAGGGCATGGTGTTGGCGCTGCGGCGCGAGCACAGCCCATTCGTACGGATGCAGGCAGTGCTGCGCGGTCTCGATGCGGCGGTGCGCTACGAGGTCCGATCGCGCGACGGCGGCGGCGCGACGACGTACGCCGGCCGCGACCTTATGGGAGCCGGTATCGCAATTGAGATTGCCGAGCAGCCGGGGTCGGCGCTGATTCTGTACAGGCGACTTGCGGAATGAGGAGCGAGACCAGTGGGCATACTTGAGCGATTCTCCCTGGACGGTAGGGTGGCGCTGGTGACTGGCGGAGCGGGCCTCTACGGGAGGCAGATCGTGGCCGCGCTGGCGGAGGCGGGTGCACGGACCTTCGTCGCGTCGCGCAATCTCGCGGCGCTGGAGACCCTCGCGGCGGAGCACCGCGCGGCCGGCCGCGACGTCACGGCCCTGCAATACGATCAGGGCGAGGAGGCATCCATCCTCGCCCTGCGCGACGACGTCCTGCGCCACAGCGATCGCTTCGACGTCCTGGTCAACAACGCGGTGCTGCGGCCGATGAAGCAGGGCTACCGCGACGACGCCGCGACCTTTGCCGAGAGCATGCAGGTCAATGCCACCGGCCTGTTCGTCATCACTCGCGCGTTCGGCGACGTCATGGCGGAGCAAGGAAGCGGAGCCGTCATTAACATCGGGTCCATCCACGGCATGATCGCGCCCGACCCGGCGATTTACGAGGGGACGGAGATGAGCGGCTGGTACCCCGACTACTTCTTTCACAAGAGCGGGATGATCAACTTCACGAGATTCATGGCCAGCTACTACGGGGCGCGCGGTGTGCGGTGCAACTGCGTGAGCCCCGGCGGTCTGTGGACGGCGAAGATGCCCGAGACGTTCGTGCGCCAGTACAGCGAGCGCACGTTCCTCGGGCGACTGGCCAACGAGACCGACCTCATGGGCGTCATCGTGTTCCTCTCATCGGACGCGTCGGCATACATCACCGGCGCCAACATTCCGGTGGAAGGCGGATACACCGCGAAGTAGCAGGTCTCCATGCGCGCCACCACGCTCGGCGATTTGACGCTGTCCGGCTTAATGCTCGGCACGGTGCAGTTGGGGATGCCCTACGGCATCGCCAACCGCAGCGGTCAGCCGTCGTACGAAACGGCGCGAGCGATCATTGCGTGCGCGTACGAAGGTGGCGTCAATTGCTTCGACACCGCGGCCGCCTATGGTGCAAGCGAGGAGGTGCTCGGCCGAGCGCTGGCGGAGCTGGGGATTGCCGAACGCGTCGTCGTGGCAACGAAGATTCAGCACCTGACAGGGGCGGCCTCGCGCCGGCAGGCGTCGCGGATGATCGAGGAGTCCGTCGCATCTTCGCTGCGCGCCCTGCGCCTGGATGCCCTGCCGATCTGCCTGTTCCACCTGGAGCAGGACTTCCGATACGCTGATTGCCTGGCCAAGCTGAGAGACAACGGCGCGGTGCGGTTGATCGGGGCCTCGGTGATGACGCCCGAGGCCACGGCGGAGATTCTCCGCTCGGGACCGGCAGAGGCGATACAGCTGCCTGTCAATCTGCTCGATCAGCGTTTCGTGCGCCAGGGCGTATTGGCGGAGGCGCGGCGGCGCGGGACGGCGGT
Proteins encoded in this region:
- a CDS encoding SDR family oxidoreductase; the encoded protein is MGILERFSLDGRVALVTGGAGLYGRQIVAALAEAGARTFVASRNLAALETLAAEHRAAGRDVTALQYDQGEEASILALRDDVLRHSDRFDVLVNNAVLRPMKQGYRDDAATFAESMQVNATGLFVITRAFGDVMAEQGSGAVINIGSIHGMIAPDPAIYEGTEMSGWYPDYFFHKSGMINFTRFMASYYGARGVRCNCVSPGGLWTAKMPETFVRQYSERTFLGRLANETDLMGVIVFLSSDASAYITGANIPVEGGYTAK
- a CDS encoding aldo/keto reductase translates to MRATTLGDLTLSGLMLGTVQLGMPYGIANRSGQPSYETARAIIACAYEGGVNCFDTAAAYGASEEVLGRALAELGIAERVVVATKIQHLTGAASRRQASRMIEESVASSLRALRLDALPICLFHLEQDFRYADCLAKLRDNGAVRLIGASVMTPEATAEILRSGPAEAIQLPVNLLDQRFVRQGVLAEARRRGTAVFARSVYLQGLLLMPEEDIPPQLREATPIRRKLAAVAAEAGMSLAELAVRYVLGIAGMTCAVVGVETVAQMRNNLTLFAKGPLDAVLMETIAGAVPDLPDRVLMPSQWFAGDAPHAGR
- a CDS encoding MBOAT family protein, giving the protein MLFNSPTFLWFLVIVYFIFRLLPQGRPRTIFLILASYVFYMSWNPPFVLLLLFSTVLDYNVGLGMARTESPRRRRALLLMSVVGNLGVLGFFKYANFFMANFQVLVRAVGVAFQPQPYNIVLPLGISFYTFQTMSYSLDVYRGAREPTRDWLNFALYVTFFPQLVAGPIVRSGQFLPQVERHQRFQWPAFSMGCNLILMGLIKKMLLADNLAVFINRVWADPAGASMSEAWFAHWGFIMQMYFDFSGYTDIARGLGYLFGYRLPLNFTLPLLATGIRDLWQRWHITLSSWARDYIYLPLGGSRRGAARADLNLFVTWSLIGLWHGASWTFVLFGMMNGVYLVLERRIFGRRRLTDLTGWRRVIAVLVTFELLSLSGIPFRAQGMADVFTMLRHMFVPGAAPATAAPWGVHMWGTFLVAVIGHGLAFSRRWDPTLRGYPPWVVPLLYGAAAAGIMLYGATGNEFVYFQF
- a CDS encoding alpha-galactosidase, which codes for MSGAPSKQELSTAERWFEDSFRSPAAAARDHRFPISFDYAGEHALAFLLGAKVEWVEGECAASATCRTLILTEPKTRLELRCEVTTFADFPAVEWVAYFRNAGDGATPVISDIRPLDVAFAAARETPCCLHHALGSQCARDDFAPQETPLPAEAQAHLAACGGRSSDGALPFFNLEMGDHGVIGAIGWTGGWEAWFGRDADGSIRARAGMPRTRVKLLPGEEIRTPRILLLFWDGDRLHGHNMLRRLILAHHTPRPDGGQLTAPISFAVWGENTAAQQIAKARWFKDNRIELDAFWIDAGWYGDGALQGDSTVFNSTWAQRVGDWWPNPNAYPEGLAPIGRALREMGFGFVLWVEAERVFKGTRFTREHPEWLLGPIGDSYLFDLGLPDARLALTDLISSIIEESGVTIYRQDFNMQPAPYWEASDTPDRIGMSEMRHIAGLYAMWDDLLARHPGLMIDNCASGGRRMDLETISRSIPLWRSDVQCWQGFPATAMQGQTHGLALWAPLSTGCCDRPDSYAFRSALGPGMVLSTNAFERDPPPPFPPQWLRDSVAEQRAVRQYFYGDFHPLLSFTLADDAWAAWQFDRPDLGEGMVLALRREHSPFVRMQAVLRGLDAAVRYEVRSRDGGGATTYAGRDLMGAGIAIEIAEQPGSALILYRRLAE
- a CDS encoding aldolase, with amino-acid sequence ANEQRFVIIQIEDPEPLDELEAIAELEGIDVIFFGPGDFSHSIGAPGQWDHPRIAETRRRIAEACARTGKVAGTVGAPENLAELVGMGYRFINLGADVVGLSQYCKGLAAEYEKLKR
- a CDS encoding sulfatase, encoding MRKWVIPIGVVALVAAALLILGGRVRRDRFGNAPERFILIVIDSLRADHVGCYGSSKDLTPNIDAFAAGGVRFADAFSVAPHTFGSNSGLFTGRYPHEVRALRGMRLANEAVTLAECFAAQGYETAAFSSHFIISRQCNFNQGFKWLLQQDRQDDAMVERCRRWLARHRDDRYFVLLYLWDPHLPYRAKDLSPELQAKCAKVRASVAKGWPPLAPDIRRPKLTPNPSNDAECSPLEVEVLHELYDGAVRQADQRVGRVLEAIGAAPRTVVALLSDHGEEFLDHGGLRHKLTLYRELLHVPFIIRAPRETQRVTDTPVSNLDLMPTLLALAGIPQPGGVKGQPVFDDFGPRPVFAEAGYSLESEIYRYCVRLDAGALIYSVKDLPREPPIPAGGMWEYYDLRRDPRQQAPGTLESAPAHLRCLLTRYRADTARRLEPYLKQQPELPDRQTLEKLRTLGYVGD